One part of the [Synechococcus] sp. NIES-970 genome encodes these proteins:
- a CDS encoding ATPase like protein, translating into MTAPQSPAFPAHRRLVTDDLEKLLTILPDAIRDRLADHPHKDALIEVVMDLGRIPEARFENSAEDLGDRPISRDDLEYSVERVGMFSGDNRAGIERTLHRISAMRNRQGEIVGLTCRIGRAVFGTILMIQELVESGKSILLLGRPGVGKTTALREIARVLADDFGKRVVIIDTSNEIAGDGDIPHSAIGRARRMQVATPELQHKVMIEAVENHMPEVIIIDEIGTELEAQAARTIAERGVQLVGTAHGNRIENLIKNPTLSDLVGGIQAVTLGDEEARKRRSQKTVLERKAPPTFDVAVEMLERQRWVVHSDVSITIDTLLRGHQPLLEVRTVDDQGNVKITEEMEHPVEIPNWNPQTPMVAEPSRPQGLRASGKMAPLPFGSPKKKLLSPRADPLDQLIDQSWMARDPQQQEKVRIPGPNGEDYPVYVYPYGVGRSQLEQVIEILRLPIELTKDLESADAVLALRSQLKNHSKLRQIAQTCHVPIHAVKSNSIPQITRALRQLLNMDDPNNQEPTDVRLFAQSNSDDEIDALEEARLAVEQIVIPQGQPVELLPRSAKIRKMQHELIEHYHLQSSSFGEEPNRRLRIFPA; encoded by the coding sequence ATGACCGCACCCCAATCCCCTGCTTTTCCGGCCCACCGCCGCCTTGTGACGGACGACCTCGAAAAACTGCTGACGATTTTGCCCGACGCGATCCGCGATCGCCTGGCGGATCATCCCCACAAAGATGCCCTGATTGAAGTGGTGATGGATCTAGGCCGCATCCCCGAAGCCCGCTTTGAAAACAGTGCTGAAGATTTAGGCGATCGCCCCATTAGCCGCGACGATTTGGAATATTCCGTAGAGCGGGTGGGGATGTTTAGTGGCGATAACCGTGCCGGCATTGAACGGACCTTGCACCGCATCAGCGCCATGCGTAACCGCCAAGGGGAGATTGTCGGGTTGACCTGTCGCATCGGTCGCGCCGTATTTGGCACGATTTTGATGATTCAGGAGCTGGTCGAAAGCGGCAAATCGATCCTCCTGTTGGGACGGCCTGGGGTCGGTAAAACCACAGCTCTCCGGGAAATTGCTCGGGTCTTAGCCGATGATTTTGGCAAACGAGTCGTGATTATCGATACCTCCAACGAAATTGCCGGGGACGGTGACATCCCCCATTCCGCCATTGGTCGCGCCCGGCGGATGCAGGTGGCCACCCCAGAATTGCAACACAAGGTGATGATTGAGGCCGTGGAAAACCATATGCCCGAAGTGATTATCATTGACGAAATTGGTACAGAACTCGAAGCCCAGGCCGCCAGAACGATCGCCGAACGGGGTGTCCAGCTTGTTGGCACCGCCCACGGCAATCGCATTGAAAACTTGATTAAAAACCCCACCCTCTCTGATCTCGTGGGGGGGATCCAGGCGGTGACCCTGGGGGATGAAGAGGCCCGCAAACGGCGATCGCAAAAAACCGTCCTCGAACGCAAAGCGCCCCCCACCTTTGATGTGGCGGTAGAAATGCTGGAGCGGCAACGGTGGGTGGTTCATAGCGATGTGTCAATCACCATTGATACTCTGCTGCGGGGCCACCAGCCGCTATTGGAGGTGCGCACCGTCGATGATCAAGGCAATGTGAAGATCACCGAAGAGATGGAGCACCCCGTTGAGATTCCCAACTGGAACCCCCAAACGCCGATGGTGGCCGAACCTAGCCGTCCTCAGGGGTTGCGGGCATCGGGGAAAATGGCCCCCCTCCCCTTCGGTAGCCCGAAAAAAAAATTGCTTTCCCCCCGGGCAGACCCCCTCGACCAGTTGATTGATCAATCCTGGATGGCCCGCGATCCCCAACAGCAGGAGAAAGTACGCATTCCTGGCCCCAACGGTGAAGATTACCCCGTCTATGTGTATCCCTACGGCGTGGGGCGATCGCAATTGGAGCAAGTCATCGAAATCTTGCGGTTACCCATTGAACTGACGAAGGATCTCGAGAGCGCCGATGCGGTTTTAGCCCTGCGATCGCAGCTCAAAAATCATTCCAAGCTGCGCCAAATTGCTCAAACTTGCCATGTGCCAATCCATGCGGTGAAGTCGAATAGCATTCCCCAGATCACCAGGGCATTACGGCAATTGCTCAATATGGATGACCCAAACAATCAGGAACCGACGGATGTGCGCCTCTTTGCCCAGAGCAACAGTGACGATGAAATTGATGCCCTCGAAGAAGCCCGCCTTGCCGTAGAACAAATTGTGATTCCCCAGGGTCAGCCAGTGGAGCTGCTGCCCCGTTCGGCAAAAATTCGCAAGATGCAACATGAACTCATCGAGCATTACCATTTGCAGTCGTCGAGCTTTGGGGAAGAACCCAACCGCCGTCTCCGGATTTTCCCAGCTTAG